In Stieleria varia, one genomic interval encodes:
- a CDS encoding sulfatase, with translation MLFSRFCLAAAMLALHVTFVHSAETETASRPNVLMICIDDLNDWVEPLGGHPQAKTPAMKRLAERGVNFRNAHCQSPLCNPSRTSLMTSRRPSSTGIYGLKPWFRDLPELQKVVSLPQHFSNAGYRTLTAGKVYHNSLGRKPPAGAEPEFDEWGPRGGPGIMPKEKLVPETPAGNLRLVDWGVFPHEDNQKGDYIVASWAEQAIADLPDDGKPFFLSVGFFLPHVPCIVTQKWWDMYPDESLVMPVMKPNDRDDCSPFSWFLHWNLPEPRLTWLEHHQQHRSLVRSYLASISFVDAQVGRVLDALESSPFKDNTIIVLWSDHGWHLGEKEMTGKNTLWEPSTRVPLIFAGPGIQPGTCDEPAELLDVYPTLADLAGLNAPADIDGISLTPQIADVTTPRSRPAITEHNPGNMGIRDRRFRFIRYADGSEELYDVERDPNEFNNVIADPQYTEAAERLRKFVIADPEPLAPDSAARVLDKRSDGWYWEGKRIDTENPPMYSGQFSKGQFSKAGAAGGPQ, from the coding sequence ATGTTGTTTTCAAGATTCTGTTTGGCCGCGGCGATGCTTGCGTTGCACGTGACATTTGTGCATTCGGCCGAGACCGAAACCGCTTCACGTCCCAACGTGCTGATGATTTGCATCGATGACTTGAACGATTGGGTCGAGCCATTGGGCGGGCATCCACAAGCCAAAACGCCGGCGATGAAACGATTGGCAGAGCGTGGGGTCAACTTTCGCAACGCGCATTGCCAGTCGCCTTTGTGCAACCCATCACGCACCAGCCTGATGACTTCGCGACGCCCCTCCTCCACAGGCATCTACGGACTGAAACCCTGGTTTCGCGATTTGCCTGAGCTGCAAAAGGTTGTCTCGTTGCCCCAGCACTTTTCCAATGCCGGCTACCGCACGTTGACCGCTGGCAAGGTCTACCACAACAGCTTGGGACGCAAACCGCCGGCGGGGGCAGAGCCTGAGTTCGACGAATGGGGGCCGCGGGGTGGACCGGGGATCATGCCCAAAGAAAAACTGGTGCCTGAGACTCCGGCGGGCAACCTACGCTTGGTCGACTGGGGTGTGTTTCCTCACGAAGACAATCAGAAAGGTGATTACATCGTCGCGTCTTGGGCGGAGCAGGCGATCGCGGACTTGCCCGATGATGGCAAACCGTTCTTTTTGTCCGTCGGTTTCTTTTTGCCGCACGTTCCCTGCATCGTGACGCAAAAATGGTGGGACATGTACCCTGATGAATCCCTCGTCATGCCGGTGATGAAACCGAACGATCGCGACGATTGCTCACCCTTCAGTTGGTTTCTGCATTGGAATCTGCCCGAACCACGATTGACTTGGTTGGAACATCACCAGCAACACCGTTCGCTCGTACGATCGTATCTGGCCAGCATCAGTTTCGTCGATGCGCAGGTCGGCCGCGTTCTTGATGCGCTCGAAAGTTCTCCCTTCAAAGACAACACGATCATAGTATTGTGGAGCGACCACGGTTGGCACTTGGGGGAGAAAGAAATGACCGGCAAGAATACTTTATGGGAGCCGTCCACGCGTGTGCCATTGATCTTTGCCGGACCGGGAATCCAGCCTGGTACCTGCGATGAACCTGCAGAACTGTTGGACGTCTATCCGACGTTGGCTGATCTCGCAGGCTTGAACGCGCCAGCAGACATCGACGGAATCAGCTTGACACCTCAAATCGCTGACGTGACCACACCTCGGTCACGTCCTGCGATCACAGAACACAACCCGGGCAACATGGGGATACGTGATCGCCGCTTTCGATTCATTCGCTACGCGGACGGCAGCGAAGAACTGTACGATGTCGAGAGGGATCCCAATGAATTCAACAACGTGATCGCCGATCCACAGTACACCGAGGCGGCGGAGCGATTGAGGAAGTTTGTGATCGCGGATCCCGAGCCCTTGGCCCCCGACAGCGCTGCCCGTGTCTTGGACAAACGGTCTGACGGATGGTATTGGGAAGGAAAGCGGATCGACACAGAGAATCCCCCGATGTACAGCGGCCAATTCAGCAAGGGCCAATTCAGCAAGGCCGGCGCAGCTGGTGGCCCCCAGTGA
- a CDS encoding ISAs1 family transposase — translation MERSASLIEKLNTVSDPRPGEPIYPLVNILFMTICAVIAGADDFVAIAKFANTKKEWFSKFLDMTAGVPSHDRFNAILNAVKPEEFEPMLLEWITQLHKITDGQVIAIDGKTLRRSYDTATGKAAIHMVSAWATANHISLGQTVVDAKSNEITAIPKLLEIIDVSGGLVTIDAMGCQTEIAAKIVDEGADYCLAVKGNQPTLHEGIKAFFLDHLEDDFARIEVFEHHTKETDHGRVDERSYYLCKVPSDLPDASRWKNLSAIGMSINNTERRKGDEIAVRYYILSKTLEGESFACAVRNHWGIENSCHWQLDVTFGEDQCRIRKGHGDENFSTLRRTALSLLKQEKTAKCGVKNRRLTAGWDDDYMEKVVFSR, via the coding sequence ATGGAACGCTCTGCTTCACTGATTGAAAAACTTAATACCGTTTCCGATCCACGACCGGGCGAGCCGATTTATCCGCTTGTCAATATTCTCTTTATGACGATCTGTGCGGTGATCGCTGGTGCGGATGATTTCGTTGCGATCGCTAAGTTTGCCAACACAAAGAAAGAATGGTTCTCCAAGTTCCTGGATATGACCGCAGGAGTTCCATCGCACGATCGTTTCAACGCCATCCTCAATGCGGTCAAACCTGAAGAGTTTGAACCGATGCTGCTCGAATGGATCACTCAGCTTCACAAGATCACCGATGGCCAAGTCATTGCGATCGACGGCAAGACTCTTCGCAGAAGCTACGACACTGCGACCGGCAAAGCTGCCATCCACATGGTCAGTGCATGGGCGACGGCTAACCACATCAGCCTTGGACAAACGGTGGTCGATGCGAAGAGCAACGAGATCACAGCGATTCCTAAATTGCTGGAAATCATCGACGTTTCCGGAGGTTTGGTAACGATTGATGCAATGGGCTGCCAAACAGAGATCGCTGCAAAGATCGTTGACGAAGGTGCGGACTATTGCTTGGCAGTGAAAGGGAACCAACCGACACTTCACGAGGGAATCAAGGCCTTCTTCTTGGATCATCTTGAGGATGACTTTGCCCGAATCGAGGTGTTTGAACATCACACGAAGGAGACCGATCACGGACGTGTGGATGAGCGTAGCTACTACTTGTGCAAGGTTCCCAGCGATCTTCCAGACGCCAGTCGTTGGAAAAATCTCAGTGCCATCGGTATGTCGATCAACAACACGGAACGTCGAAAGGGCGACGAGATCGCAGTGCGTTATTACATACTCAGCAAAACACTTGAAGGAGAATCGTTTGCCTGTGCTGTGCGTAACCACTGGGGCATCGAGAACAGCTGTCATTGGCAGTTGGACGTGACGTTTGGCGAAGACCAATGTCGCATTCGCAAAGGTCATGGTGACGAGAACTTCAGCACGCTTAGACGGACGGCCTTAAGCTTGCTCAAGCAAGAGAAAACTGCGAAGTGTGGAGTCAAGAACAGGCGGCTCACCGCCGGGTGGGACGATGACTACATGGAAAAGGTCGTTTTCAGTCGGTAA
- a CDS encoding caspase family protein, whose product MSQCDVLLVVIGDKWLSICDDHGRQRLFDEKDMVRLEIETALKRDIKVIPVLVGCKETPKVDEVPPSLSDLTFRNAVVVVAGETFRAQLDRLIEGIQGLSALAADERSTDDRSNESKSGKFLWLLGGATILFLALILWLRPWHWRFDKQDVEQPPTAVASDAIEEELPEVQSLQDSEEILLALQDGIDRQATLIATYLASENVQAISVDQNDRDPRTLSETLMANQIFALMSDSLNAREIQVQDDCSFQLAMNVTMLQDRLLFNTKIFNRENSSQQDFSLTRRVGPQQKVADPIAQSLSSDTSGRMLALVVGINDFKFSEQMGLMYSKQDAIEFSKQLRQSGYTTVTTLTSDEASLANIQVAIDQLARSANDNDTLLFFYSGHGFQIDDQRFVMPQDGQVDDPRSLLPITDINDRMASSKAKNKLLMLDACAVGSFERNTRGISVKRSASKPDLSSQLGLSMLLACSEMQVSYEAAELGHGVFTYFIVQAFDGSGDSNRDGKLSLYELGSFVSDRVESYTQSKFSASQTPYFRHDGGDFIVGKLGSSE is encoded by the coding sequence GTGTCGCAATGTGACGTCCTATTGGTCGTGATCGGCGACAAATGGCTTTCGATTTGCGATGACCACGGACGGCAGCGTCTATTTGATGAGAAAGACATGGTCAGGCTCGAGATTGAGACTGCGCTGAAGCGAGACATCAAGGTCATCCCTGTACTTGTGGGATGCAAGGAGACGCCGAAGGTCGATGAAGTTCCGCCGAGCCTCTCTGACCTGACTTTTCGTAATGCAGTGGTTGTTGTAGCGGGGGAAACATTTCGTGCCCAGCTAGATCGTTTGATCGAGGGAATCCAAGGACTTAGCGCATTAGCAGCAGATGAGCGATCGACAGACGATCGAAGCAACGAATCAAAATCCGGCAAGTTTCTCTGGCTGCTTGGCGGTGCCACGATCCTGTTTTTGGCATTGATCCTCTGGCTACGCCCCTGGCATTGGCGTTTTGATAAGCAGGATGTCGAGCAACCTCCCACAGCGGTAGCAAGCGATGCCATCGAGGAAGAGTTACCTGAGGTTCAGTCGCTCCAAGATTCAGAGGAGATCTTACTGGCATTGCAGGACGGAATTGATCGCCAGGCAACCTTGATCGCGACCTATTTGGCTTCTGAGAATGTTCAAGCGATTTCCGTTGATCAGAATGATCGCGATCCAAGAACGCTGTCGGAAACACTGATGGCCAATCAGATCTTTGCGTTGATGTCGGACAGCCTCAACGCACGAGAGATTCAGGTCCAAGATGACTGTTCATTTCAGTTGGCAATGAACGTCACGATGTTGCAGGATCGCCTGCTGTTCAACACAAAGATTTTCAATCGAGAGAATTCGTCTCAGCAGGATTTCTCGTTGACCCGGAGGGTCGGCCCACAACAGAAGGTGGCAGATCCCATTGCACAGTCTCTCAGTTCAGACACAAGCGGACGCATGTTGGCATTGGTCGTGGGAATCAATGATTTCAAGTTTTCAGAGCAGATGGGTCTGATGTATTCCAAGCAAGATGCAATTGAGTTTTCAAAACAACTTCGGCAATCGGGATATACCACAGTTACCACGTTGACAAGCGATGAGGCTAGTCTCGCCAATATCCAGGTCGCTATTGACCAATTGGCCCGTTCGGCAAACGACAACGATACTCTCTTATTCTTCTACTCGGGCCATGGATTCCAGATCGATGACCAGAGATTTGTGATGCCTCAAGACGGACAGGTTGATGACCCGAGATCTCTACTCCCCATTACTGACATTAATGACCGCATGGCATCGTCCAAGGCGAAGAACAAACTGTTGATGTTAGATGCATGTGCGGTGGGGTCGTTCGAAAGAAATACCAGAGGCATTTCTGTGAAACGTTCCGCGAGCAAACCAGATTTGTCTAGTCAGCTCGGCTTATCGATGCTGCTTGCATGTAGTGAAATGCAGGTCAGTTACGAGGCAGCGGAACTCGGGCACGGTGTGTTCACGTATTTCATCGTTCAGGCATTCGATGGTAGCGGCGATTCAAACCGAGATGGCAAGCTGTCTCTCTACGAATTGGGCAGTTTCGTTTCAGACCGGGTTGAGTCTTATACGCAATCAAAGTTTTCCGCGAGCCAAACACCCTACTTTCGACATGACGGAGGCGATTTCATTGTCGGAAAGTTAGGCTCCAGTGAATGA
- a CDS encoding sulfite reductase subunit alpha: MASPMSSFIPEHAPFTTEQRAWLNGFFSGLAGIQLNADAAAVLSAAGMVTPSVAPGLEPEPEQEEFPWHDASLPIVDRMSLAEDKPIERKLMAAMAQLDCGSCGYLCQTYAEAIAAGDEKNLTLCSPGGKETAKMVKLVLKESTGQDSAQRAIAQTASAQTASAPTKNGATVNGKGAASWSRQNPFTAKLVESRRLNKPGSAKDTRHVVIDLSGSGIRYDVGDALGIYPTNCRDLVTEIIEEIGAEPQMLVSSPQGDSKSLLDTLVQDRCLKDPSDELIELIISRAQDSSLLPILTGYLEDGVPGGFDVLDALRLARGVTISATEFVATLAVLNPRLYSIASSQKTVGDTVHLTVGRVAFEKDGRERKGVASTLLADRLDGGGEIRVFRQANHGGFTVPSDPTAAMIMVGPGTGIAPFMAFLQERAATKASGNNWLFFGDQRSEFDFLYQDELNQFAQSGVLNRLDTAFSRDGEHKVYVQDRMKEQAAELWRWLSEGAYFYVCGDASRMALDVDRSLHQIVAQQGGFSESDARAYVANLGKEKRYVRDVY; this comes from the coding sequence ATTGCAAGTCCGATGAGTAGCTTCATTCCAGAGCATGCACCATTTACTACAGAGCAGCGAGCTTGGCTCAACGGTTTTTTTTCTGGCTTGGCAGGCATCCAGCTCAATGCGGATGCTGCTGCGGTGTTGTCCGCGGCCGGAATGGTGACGCCGTCAGTTGCTCCCGGACTCGAACCCGAACCAGAGCAGGAGGAATTCCCGTGGCATGACGCATCTCTACCGATCGTGGATCGAATGAGTCTTGCCGAGGATAAACCGATCGAGCGAAAGTTGATGGCCGCCATGGCACAGCTTGATTGCGGTTCGTGTGGCTACCTGTGCCAGACCTACGCGGAAGCAATCGCCGCCGGCGACGAAAAGAACTTGACGCTCTGCAGTCCAGGTGGCAAGGAAACCGCAAAGATGGTCAAACTGGTCTTGAAAGAATCTACCGGCCAGGATTCTGCTCAACGAGCCATCGCCCAGACAGCCAGTGCCCAGACAGCCAGTGCCCCGACAAAGAATGGAGCGACCGTCAACGGAAAGGGGGCCGCATCTTGGTCGCGTCAGAACCCCTTTACAGCCAAGCTGGTTGAATCTCGTCGCCTGAACAAGCCAGGTTCTGCGAAAGATACTCGGCACGTCGTGATCGATTTGTCCGGTTCTGGCATACGATACGATGTTGGTGACGCCCTGGGAATCTATCCGACGAACTGCCGTGACCTTGTCACGGAGATCATCGAGGAGATTGGCGCTGAACCGCAGATGCTGGTGTCCAGCCCGCAAGGTGATTCCAAATCGTTGCTCGACACCCTTGTCCAGGACCGTTGCTTGAAGGACCCGAGCGATGAATTGATTGAGTTGATCATCAGTCGGGCTCAAGATTCAAGCCTTTTGCCTATCCTGACGGGGTACTTGGAGGACGGTGTTCCCGGTGGATTTGACGTGCTCGATGCGCTGCGTTTGGCTCGCGGAGTCACCATCAGTGCGACAGAATTCGTAGCCACGCTGGCGGTCTTGAACCCACGTCTGTATTCCATCGCCAGCAGCCAGAAAACGGTCGGTGACACGGTTCACCTCACCGTCGGTCGAGTCGCGTTTGAAAAGGACGGTCGTGAACGCAAGGGTGTGGCAAGCACATTGTTGGCTGATCGTTTGGACGGTGGTGGAGAGATTCGTGTCTTTCGTCAAGCCAACCATGGGGGATTCACGGTTCCCAGCGACCCGACCGCGGCAATGATCATGGTCGGCCCCGGAACGGGCATCGCTCCCTTTATGGCGTTCCTGCAAGAACGTGCGGCGACCAAAGCATCGGGAAACAATTGGCTGTTCTTTGGCGACCAAAGAAGTGAATTTGATTTCTTGTACCAAGACGAGCTGAACCAATTCGCCCAGTCGGGGGTACTCAATCGTCTCGACACGGCCTTCAGTCGCGACGGAGAACACAAGGTCTATGTCCAAGATCGGATGAAGGAACAGGCGGCTGAGTTATGGCGGTGGCTGTCAGAGGGAGCGTACTTCTATGTGTGTGGAGACGCGTCCAGAATGGCGTTGGATGTAGATCGGTCGCTGCATCAGATCGTCGCCCAACAGGGCGGCTTTTCTGAATCGGACGCCAGAGCCTACGTTGCAAATCTTGGGAAAGAAAAACGCTACGTCCGCGACGTCTACTGA
- a CDS encoding NirA family protein: MSNDHSFTEEQKQFLSGFAFGSDVARAVSGLPIISNSVSKSTSISVGRNTADATEKLPVPERIAWEAQQRVLDEGKQLCKEEEAKRQKNPLDMWDEMQLRSDAGEFPKGTDVFLQKFHGLFYVAPAQDSYMCRMRIPGGSLRAWQMRGLADLSERSAGGFIDVTTRANLQYREIPADQAMNILYGLRELDIVSLGSGGDNIRNCTASPLSGLDPCELIETIPLAKRMHHYILNHREMYGLPRKFNIAFDGGGSVSALDDTNDIGFHAVQITKETSSETIAPGIYFQLTLGGITGHKDFARPTGIILTPDECIAVAGAIVRVFVKNGDRTDRKKARLKYVLDEWGFERFIQAVESELGTNLRRGEIDPTDLPHNENRLAHIGVHPQKQPGLHYVGVVLPVGRITADQARGLSDLAEIYGNGELRLTVWQNLLIPNVREADIENVKTALVEMGLHHDASNVRAGLVACTGRGGCKFAASETKTHAMILAEALEARFDLDQPINIHLTGCHHSCAQHYIGDIGLLGCKVERDEDMVDGYHVHLGGGWGDRQGIARLIFSSIAFDEVPNLVAEVIQFYLDNRSEQEAFVTFVSRHSDDELRCVAGAMTSHAS; this comes from the coding sequence TTTACCGAAGAACAAAAACAGTTCCTAAGCGGATTCGCATTTGGAAGCGATGTTGCTCGGGCAGTGAGCGGTTTACCCATCATTTCGAACAGCGTGTCCAAAAGCACGTCGATTTCTGTGGGAAGAAATACCGCAGACGCGACTGAAAAGCTGCCGGTGCCTGAACGTATCGCGTGGGAAGCACAGCAACGTGTCTTGGACGAGGGCAAGCAACTGTGCAAAGAAGAGGAGGCCAAGCGGCAAAAGAATCCTTTGGACATGTGGGATGAAATGCAGTTGCGAAGCGATGCGGGTGAGTTCCCCAAAGGTACGGACGTGTTCTTGCAAAAATTTCACGGGCTGTTCTATGTCGCCCCAGCGCAAGACAGCTACATGTGCCGTATGAGAATTCCCGGCGGTTCCCTACGCGCCTGGCAGATGCGTGGGCTGGCGGATTTGAGCGAACGTTCTGCGGGTGGATTCATCGATGTGACCACTCGGGCAAACTTGCAATACCGTGAGATCCCTGCCGATCAGGCGATGAATATTCTGTACGGATTGCGAGAACTGGACATCGTGAGCTTGGGATCAGGGGGTGACAATATCCGAAACTGTACCGCCAGTCCCCTTTCCGGGTTGGACCCTTGTGAACTGATCGAAACCATTCCGCTTGCCAAGCGAATGCACCACTACATTCTCAACCATCGAGAGATGTATGGTCTGCCTCGGAAGTTCAATATCGCGTTCGACGGAGGTGGATCCGTCAGTGCCTTGGACGACACCAACGACATCGGCTTTCATGCCGTCCAGATCACGAAAGAGACATCGTCTGAGACGATTGCACCGGGCATCTATTTTCAGCTCACGCTGGGTGGAATCACAGGTCACAAGGACTTCGCACGCCCGACGGGAATCATTTTGACGCCGGATGAGTGCATCGCCGTCGCTGGTGCCATTGTTCGAGTCTTTGTCAAGAATGGTGATCGCACCGATCGAAAGAAAGCTCGCTTAAAGTACGTCCTCGACGAATGGGGCTTTGAGCGATTCATCCAAGCCGTCGAATCTGAGCTTGGAACGAATCTACGCCGTGGAGAGATCGATCCGACGGATTTGCCGCACAACGAGAATCGCCTCGCACACATCGGCGTTCATCCGCAAAAACAGCCTGGACTCCACTACGTGGGCGTCGTGCTGCCCGTCGGTCGGATCACTGCCGATCAAGCACGTGGACTGAGTGATTTGGCCGAAATCTACGGCAATGGCGAATTGCGTCTGACCGTCTGGCAAAACCTGTTGATCCCCAATGTTCGAGAGGCGGATATCGAAAACGTCAAAACGGCGTTGGTCGAAATGGGACTGCACCACGATGCCAGCAACGTGCGCGCGGGTTTGGTTGCGTGCACCGGTAGGGGCGGCTGCAAATTCGCCGCGTCGGAGACGAAGACGCACGCGATGATCCTCGCCGAAGCGTTGGAAGCACGATTTGACTTGGATCAACCGATCAACATTCATCTGACCGGTTGTCACCATAGCTGCGCTCAACACTACATCGGAGACATCGGGCTGCTTGGTTGCAAAGTCGAACGTGACGAAGACATGGTGGACGGTTACCACGTTCACTTAGGCGGAGGCTGGGGAGATCGACAAGGGATCGCGCGGCTGATTTTCTCCAGCATTGCTTTTGATGAGGTACCGAATCTGGTCGCCGAAGTGATCCAGTTTTACTTAGACAACCGTTCGGAGCAGGAAGCTTTCGTCACATTTGTTTCCCGGCACAGCGACGATGAGCTTCGTTGCGTCGCTGGAGCGATGACCAGCCATGCGTCCTAG